TCCATGGGGAGCGAGAGGTTGGTGACGTCGTCCACGATACCGATGGTGAACTCGCGGGCGGGCGCGTCCTTCTCGAGCTCCTTGTAGACGGCGAAGGCCGCCGCAGGGGGCTCGTCCTTGGAGCCGAGGCCGTAGCGGCCGCCGACGACGGTGATCTCGGACTTGCCGGCCTCGTAGAGGGCGGTGATGACGTCCTGGTAGAGGGGCTCGCCGATGGAGCCGGGCTCCTTGGTGCGGTCGAGGACGGCAATCTTCTTGACGGTCGCGGGCAGCGCGGCCACGAAGTCCTCCACGGACCACGGGCGGTACAGGCGGACCTTCACCAGGCCGACCTTCTCGCCGTGGGCGTTGAGGTAGTCGATGACCTCCTCGAGGGTGTCGCAGAAGGAGCCCATGCAGACGACCACGCGGTCGGCGTCATCGGCGCCGTAGTAGTCGAAGAGGTGATAGCTCGTGCCGAGCTTCTCGTTGATCTTGTCCATGTAGGACTGGACCACGGCGGGCAGCGCGTCGTAGGCCTTGTTGCAGGCCTCGCGGTGCTGGAAGAAGATGTCGCCGTTCTCGTGGGAGCCGCGGGCGTGCGGGTGCTCCGGGTTGAGGGCGTGGTCGCGGAACGCCTGGACGGCGTCCATGTCGAGCATGTCCTTGAGGTCGTCGAAGTCCCAGACCGCGACCTTCTGGATCTCATGCGAGGTGCGGAAGCCGTCGAAGAAGTTCAGGAACGGCACCTTGCCCTCGATGGCCGCGAGGTGGGCCACCGGCGCGAGGTCCATGACCTCCTGGACGTTGCCCTCGGCGAGCATGGCGAAGCCGGTCTGGCGGCAGGCCATGACGTCGGAATGGTCTCCGAAGATGTTGAGCGCGTGGGAGGCCACGGTGCGGTCGGACACTTGGAAGACGCCCGGCAGGACCGCGCCCGTCCTCTGTTCCATGTTGGGTATCAGGAGAGGCGGGCCTTGGGACGTCGTGTAGGTCGCCGTGAGGGCGCCGGCGCCGAGCGACCCTTGGACGGTGCCCGCGGCGCCCGCCTCGGACTCCATCTCGACGACCTTGACCGGGGTGCCGAAGACGTTCTTCATGCCCTGAGCGGCCCACTGGTCGACGTGGTCGGCCATAGGGCTGGACGGGGTGATCGGGTAGATGCCCGCCACCTCGGTGAACGCATACGAGACGTACGATGCCGCCTCGTTGCCGTCCATGGACTTAAACTTACGCGCCATATCCTCTCCTTCGTAGCGATTCCAACGAATCCCTCGTGGGCGAGCCCAAACCGTCTGAGGCGCATGACGGAACGGGGCCGTGGCCCATGCACCCCTAGTCTACTACCCCGCGCGCGACGCGCGGGCGAGAAGAGCGGCGGACGGCTCGCGCACATACCTAAGTGGGACCGTCCCCGGGTGGGCCGCCCGCGACGCTACGCGTGCGTGACCCCCTCGGCGCCCGGGACCCGCCGACGGGCGGAGGCGAGCAGGCGGGCGTAGGCCTCGGCGAGTCGCTGCGACCTCGGCCCCGCCGCGTCAGACGCGGGGACGACGCCGTGCTCGTCGGAGACGAGGAACGCCTCGTCGAAGGCGGCCGACCCGTCTCCCACGGCGAGAGCGAGCCCCTCGTCGTGCGAGACGCCGATGCCCAGGGTGCGCGCGAGGTCGCGCACGAGCGAGGCGGTCCCGGACGCAGGGAGGTCCGCGGAGGAGCCGCAGACCAGGGAGTCTCCCCGGACGACCCAGAGCGCCTCGGGGGCGACGCCCGACGTCGCGGCCTCGAGCGCCGCCTGACGGGCCCGCTCGGCGAGGTCGAGGGCGCCCGTCGCGGGAAGCGGCTCGTAGGGGCCGACGGTCATGGCGGCATGGCCGCACTCGTCGACGACGACCATGAGCACGCCGTCCGGATGGCGCGCGGCGCCGCCGCCGAGCGTCCACTCGATGTGCTGCTTGGCCCAGGCCACGAGCTGGGCCGACACGGGGACGCCGCTGACGCGGCGGCGCGAAAGGGCGCGCAGGTGGCGGTTCTCGAGCGGCAGCGTGCGGTTGGCGAGGCGCCAGCGGCAGACGAGCGCGGGCGCGCCCAGCGTGAAGTCGTCCGTCTGCGAGGGGCCGTTCTTCTCGTCCGGCATGGGCCCTCCTTCTGCGGGGTGGCGTGGGGCCACATTCTAGCGCGGCGCCGGGGCGGGGGCGTCCTGGAATCGCCGGGGTTGTCGCGACCGGACGAGAGCGCCCCGGCGGCACGGGGCCGACCGGGGCGCGTGGCTCGATCTGGCTCTGGGCCAGGCCGAGTCGATCAGTGGCGGAAGTGGCGGCTGCCGGTGAAGACCATCGCGATGCCGTGCTCGTTGCAGGCCTCGATGGACTCGTCGTCGCGCTTGGAGCCGCCGGGCTGGATGATGCAGGTCACGCCGTGCTCGGCGAGCACGTCCACGCTGTCGCGGAACGGGAAGAACGCGTCGGAGGCACAGGCGTAGCCGCCCTTCTCCACGCCCATGCGCTCGCACGCCTCATCGGCGCGCTGGCAGGCGAGAAGCGCGGAGTCAACGCGGTTGGGCTGGCCCGGGCCCATGCCGATGCCGGCCTTGCCCTTGGAGACGAGGATCGCGTTGGACTTCACGCCCTTGCAGACGCGCCAGGCGAACATGAGCTCGTCCATCTCCTCGGGCGTGGGCTTGCGCTCGGTGGGACAGGTGAAGGTCTCGGGGTCCTCGGAGACGGTGTCGACGTACTGCACGAGCACGCCGCCGTCAACGGTGCGCAGCTCGGCGAGGGCGTGGCCGTCGGCGCCGCCCGTGGCGAGCACGCGCAGGTTGGGGCGCTTGGCCATGCGCTCGAGGGCCTCGGGGGTGTAGCTCGGGGCGATGATGACCTCCACGAACTGCTTGTTCTCGTCGGCGAAGTGCTCGACAAGCTCGTAGGGCACCTCGCGGTTGCAGGCGATGATGCCGCCGAAGGCGCTCTTGGGGTCGCACGCGAAGGCGCGGTCGTAGGCGCTGGTGACGTCCTCGGCGACGGCGGAGCCGCAGGGGTTCTGGTGCTTGAGGATCACGCAGGCGGGTCCGTCGAACTCGCGCACGAGGTTCCAGGCGGCGTCGGCGTCCAGGTAGTTGTTGTAGGAGAGCGGCTTGCCCTGGACCTGCTCGGCGTCCACGAGCGGGCTGGCCGACGAGAAGGCGTCGCCCGTCTCGCCCGCAAAGCGGTAGACCGCGGCGCTCTGCTGGGGGTTCTCGCCGTAGCGCAGGTCGTCGACCTTCTCCAGGAAGAGGTCGAGCCCCTCCGGCAGGGCGGGAGCCTCCGCCTCGTCGTCGAGCTCCTCGGGGAAGTCCTCGGCGTAGCGCTCGGCAAGGTAATCCGCGATGGCGGCGTCATAGGCCGCGGTGGTGTCGTAGACCTTGAGCTGCAGGTAGCGGCGCAGCTCGAGCGTGGTGCAGCCGTCGTTTTTGCGCATGGCCTCGAGGACCTCGTCGTAGTCCTCGGGGTCGGAGACCACGGTCACGGACGCGGCGTTCTTGGCGGCGGAGCGCAGCATGGAGGGGCCGCCGATGTCGATGTGCTCGATGGCGTCGTCGAAGGTGACGTCAGGCTTGGCCACGGTCTTCTCGAACTCGTAGAGGTTCACGCAGACGAGGTCGATCATGCCGATCCCGTGCTCGGCGGCCTCGGCCATGTGGGCGGGATCGTCGCGGCGGGCGAGCAGGCCGCCGTGCACCTTGGGGTGCAGCGTCTTCACGCGACCGTCCATCATCTCCGGGAAGCCCGTGTACTGCTCGATGGGGACCACGTGGACGCCGGCCTCCTCGAGCACGCGCGCGGTGCCCCCGGTGGAGATCACCTCCACGCCGAACTCCTCCTCGAGCGCCTTGACGAAGGCGACGACGCCCGTCTTGTCCGTGACCGAGACGAGCGCCCGCTTGATGGGTGTGTCTGCCATGTGGCCTCCTTGGGTTTGACGACGACATGATGTACCGTCGTGTCTACGATAGCGCAGCTGGAGGTCAACATGACGCAGACTGAGAACTTGGCATGGCGGCCCTTCGAGCCGGAGGACTTCGAGGCGACGGCAGCGCTTCTCGGCCGCACGTGGCTCCCCGACTTTGGCGAGGCGGCGCAGCGGGCGGCGAGCCAGATCGAGCTGGCGCACTACCTCGCACGCTCGAGCTGGTCGCTCGTGGTCGAGCGCGACGGCGAGGTGCTGGGCGTGGTGCTGGTCGCCGAGCCCGGCGGGCACCCCGTCGGCGGCGCCGGCTGGTCCGAGCTCGAGGTGCGCCTGACGCGGGCGGCCGAGAAGGACGAGGAGCTCGCCGAGGCCGTGCGCGTGGAGATGGACGGCGTGCGCGAGGAGGGCGAGCTCGAGCGCGAGTACGCCGCCGGCGGGCCCATGGGCGCGGACGCGGCCATCAAGCTGCTGCTCGTGTCGCCGGACGCGAAGGGGCTGGGCCTGGGCGGCAGGCTCTTCTCGGCCGCCGTCGAGCACCTGCGGGAGGCGGGCCTGCCGGGCTTCCACCTGCTCACCGACGACAGCTGCGACGTGGGCTTCTACGAGCACAAGGGCCTCACGCAGGCCATGCGCCGCCGCTCCGGCGCGTACTGGCCGGGCGTGGAGCCCGAGAAGGACGAGTTCTACGTCTACGTGTACGAGCAGGAGCTGTAGTGCGGGGGCGGTTCGCGCCGACGCCCTCGGGCCGGATGCACCTGGGCAACGCCTTCGCCGCGCTGGTGGCATGGCTCTCGGCGCGCTCCGCCGTGGGCGAGATGGTCCTGCGCGTAGAGGACCTGGACCCGCGCGCCAACAGCCGCGAGCGAGCCGAGCTCCTCGCCGATGACCTGCGCTGGCTTGGGCTCGACTGGGACGAGGGCCCCCTCTACCAGAGCGAGAGGGGCGAGCTCTACGACGAGGCCCTCGGGCGGCTCGCGGCGGCGGGGCTCACCTACCCGTGCTTCTGCTCACGCGCCGAGCTTCACGCCGCGAGCGCGCCGCACGCCTCCGACGGCACGCCCGTCTACGCGGGCACGTGTCGGGGCCTCTCCGCGGACGAGGTGGCGCGGCGCTCGGCCACCCGGCCGCCCGCGACGCGCCTGCGCGTGCCGGACGAGGACGACCCCGCGGGGAGGGTCGAGTTCTGTGACCTGGCATACGGGGCGCGCCGCGAGGTGCTCGCGCGCGACTGCGGCGACTTCCTCGTGCGCCGCAGCGACCGCGTGGTGGCCTACCAGCTCGCGGTGGTGGTCGACGACGCCCTCATGGGCGTGACGCAGGTGGTGCGCGGACGCGACCTGCTGGGCTCGTGCGCACGCCAGATCTACCTGCACCGGGTGCTGGGGTGGGAGCCCCCTGCGTACGGGCACGTGCCGCTCCTGGTGGCCCCCGACGGCCGTCGCCTCTCAAAGCGCGAGAAGGACCTCGACCTGGGCGCCCTGCGCGCGGCGGGCGTCGCGCCGGAGCGGGTGGTGGGGGCGCTGGCAGCCGCCTCCGGCCTTGCCCGCCCCGGCTGGGAGGGCCGCCCGGGGGAGCTGGTCGACGGCTTCTCCTGGGACCGGCTGCGACGCGAGGACATCGTCTGCGACGAGGTTTTTCTCGGCAGGCTCGGCGCAAAGACGTTGTGAGTTGCGGCGCTCTGGGGTATGATGCTCTAGCACCAGCCACGGAGAGCTGACCGAGAGGCCGAAGGTGCTCGCCTGCTAAGCGAGTATAGGATGCAAATCCTATCTGGGGTTCGAATCCCCAGCTCTCCGCCAGACCTTGCCGGGCCCGTTCCGCCGCACGCGGGGCGGGCCCGTTTTCTCACCACATCTTCGACATTTTTCCCAACATGTCTTGACGCGGCGTTTCGACCGTGGCAGTATATCCAACTGCACGCGGCGTTACCTCAGCTGGATAGAGGACCTGACTACGAATCAGGGCGTCATAGGTTCGAATCCTATACGCCGCACCACGCAAGATACGGGAGGCTCCCCTGGGGGCCTCCCGTTTTGCTATGGCCCCGCGCGTCGGCGGCGTCAGAGCTCGACGTGGTCCATCCCCTCTCGCTCCATGCGCGCGGCGAGCTCCTCCATGATGGCAACGCTCGCGCTGCAGCCGATCCTCTCCGCGCCCGCCGCGACCATGGCGAGAAAGGCGTCCGCCGTGCGGATGCCGCCTGCGGCCTTGACCTTGACGCGCGGGTCCACGCGCTCGCGCATGAGCCGCACGTCCTCGACCGTCGCGCCGCCGGTCGAGAAGCCCGTCGAGGTCTTCACGAACGAGGGGAGCACCTCGCTAGCCACCTCGCACAGGCGAATCTTCTCGTCTCGTGTGAGCAGGCAGTTCTCAAAGATCACCTTTGAGGTGACGCCTGCCTCTTGGCACACCTCCACGACGCGCGACATCTCGTCCGTGACGTAGCCCCAGTTCCCGGCCTTTACCTCGGTGAGGTTGACCACGTAGTCGACCTCGTCGGCGCCGTGCTCGATCGCGTCGCGCGTCTCGAAGACCTTGGCGGCGACCGAGGTCTGCCCGAGCGGGAACGAGACGGCGGCCCCGACGTGGACGTCGCTGCCCGCGAGGAGCGCGGCGCACAGCCGCGACTGGACCGAGTTGACGGCGACCATCCTGAAGCCGTGGGATCGCGCCTCGCCACAGAGCCGGCACAGGTCGGCCTCGGTCGCGTCCGCGCGGAGGTTGGTGTGGTCGACCATGAGCGCAAGGTCGCGAAGCGTGTGGCGCATGTCGCTCGCCCCCCTACATCGCCGGGCGGCACTGGACGCCGCTCGCGGGCCCGATACCGACGAAGGTGTAGGCGACGCCGCATGCGTCGCAGAGGTCCATGAGGCCGACGACGCCGTTCTTCTCGTCCGCAAGGTAGGCCGCGAGCGCGGGCGCGCCAGCCGCGCCGACGGCGCGCAGCATGCCCTCGACCTCCCCCGGCGCGAACAGCACCCGCAGGCCGTGCTCCTCCTCGCCGTACGCCACGAGCGCCGACGGGCCGCTCAGCCGCTCGCGCACCTCGACGACGCCATCCTCCCCCTCGACGATCGCGAGCGTCCTGACGTCCCCGGCGCTCTCAAAGCGTGCCACCTCTCGCTCCAGCATCGCGCTCCCCTCTCCCTCGCTCTCTCCTGGGTACAGTAGAGCACGAACGCCGGACACAGAACAAGTGTTCTACCGCTCGGCGGCGATGGCTTCGGCGAGCGGCTACTCCGGGCGAATGACCTCCACGCCGCCCATGTAGGGGCGCAGGGCCTCGGGCACCGTGACGGAGCCGTCGGCGTTCTGGTAGTTCTCGATGATGGCGGCCATCGTGCGGCCGACGGCGAGGCCCGAGCCGTTGAGCGTGTGCACGAGGCGCGTGCCCTTGAACTCGGCCGGGTCCTTGTAGCGGATGTTGGCGCGCCGCGCCTGGAAGTCCCAGCAGTTGGAGCAGGAGGAGATCTCCTTGTACGCGTTGTAGCTCGGCAGCCAGACCTCGATGTCGTAGCACTTGCGGGCGGAGAAGCCGATGTCCCCGGTGCACAGCGTCACCACGTGGTAGGGCAGCCCCAGCGCCTTGAGCACGGCCTCGGCCTCGGCGACCATGCTCTCGAGCTGGTTCATCGAGTCCTCGGGCCTGGCGAACTTGACCATCTCCACCTTGTCGAACTGGTGGACCCGGATGATGCCGCGGGTGTCGCGGCCCGCCGAGCCCGCCTCCTCGCGGAAGCACGGCGTGAACGCCGTGTACCACA
Above is a genomic segment from Olsenella timonensis containing:
- the purH gene encoding bifunctional phosphoribosylaminoimidazolecarboxamide formyltransferase/IMP cyclohydrolase; this encodes MADTPIKRALVSVTDKTGVVAFVKALEEEFGVEVISTGGTARVLEEAGVHVVPIEQYTGFPEMMDGRVKTLHPKVHGGLLARRDDPAHMAEAAEHGIGMIDLVCVNLYEFEKTVAKPDVTFDDAIEHIDIGGPSMLRSAAKNAASVTVVSDPEDYDEVLEAMRKNDGCTTLELRRYLQLKVYDTTAAYDAAIADYLAERYAEDFPEELDDEAEAPALPEGLDLFLEKVDDLRYGENPQQSAAVYRFAGETGDAFSSASPLVDAEQVQGKPLSYNNYLDADAAWNLVREFDGPACVILKHQNPCGSAVAEDVTSAYDRAFACDPKSAFGGIIACNREVPYELVEHFADENKQFVEVIIAPSYTPEALERMAKRPNLRVLATGGADGHALAELRTVDGGVLVQYVDTVSEDPETFTCPTERKPTPEEMDELMFAWRVCKGVKSNAILVSKGKAGIGMGPGQPNRVDSALLACQRADEACERMGVEKGGYACASDAFFPFRDSVDVLAEHGVTCIIQPGGSKRDDESIEACNEHGIAMVFTGSRHFRH
- a CDS encoding GNAT family N-acetyltransferase, whose amino-acid sequence is MTQTENLAWRPFEPEDFEATAALLGRTWLPDFGEAAQRAASQIELAHYLARSSWSLVVERDGEVLGVVLVAEPGGHPVGGAGWSELEVRLTRAAEKDEELAEAVRVEMDGVREEGELEREYAAGGPMGADAAIKLLLVSPDAKGLGLGGRLFSAAVEHLREAGLPGFHLLTDDSCDVGFYEHKGLTQAMRRRSGAYWPGVEPEKDEFYVYVYEQEL
- the gluQRS gene encoding tRNA glutamyl-Q(34) synthetase GluQRS produces the protein MRGRFAPTPSGRMHLGNAFAALVAWLSARSAVGEMVLRVEDLDPRANSRERAELLADDLRWLGLDWDEGPLYQSERGELYDEALGRLAAAGLTYPCFCSRAELHAASAPHASDGTPVYAGTCRGLSADEVARRSATRPPATRLRVPDEDDPAGRVEFCDLAYGARREVLARDCGDFLVRRSDRVVAYQLAVVVDDALMGVTQVVRGRDLLGSCARQIYLHRVLGWEPPAYGHVPLLVAPDGRRLSKREKDLDLGALRAAGVAPERVVGALAAASGLARPGWEGRPGELVDGFSWDRLRREDIVCDEVFLGRLGAKTL
- the deoC gene encoding deoxyribose-phosphate aldolase, producing the protein MRHTLRDLALMVDHTNLRADATEADLCRLCGEARSHGFRMVAVNSVQSRLCAALLAGSDVHVGAAVSFPLGQTSVAAKVFETRDAIEHGADEVDYVVNLTEVKAGNWGYVTDEMSRVVEVCQEAGVTSKVIFENCLLTRDEKIRLCEVASEVLPSFVKTSTGFSTGGATVEDVRLMRERVDPRVKVKAAGGIRTADAFLAMVAAGAERIGCSASVAIMEELAARMEREGMDHVEL